From Canis lupus dingo isolate Sandy chromosome 24, ASM325472v2, whole genome shotgun sequence, a single genomic window includes:
- the MMP9 gene encoding matrix metalloproteinase-9, whose amino-acid sequence MSPRQPLVLVFLVLGCCSAAPRPHKPTVVVFPGDLRTNLTDKQLAEEYLFRYGYTQVAELSNDKQSLSRGLRLLQRRLALPETGELDKTTLEAMRAPRCGVPDLGKFQTFEGDLKWHHNDITYWIQNYSEDLPRDVIDDAFARAFAVWSAVTPLTFTRVYGPEADIIIQFGVREHGDGYPFDGKNGLLAHAFPPGPGIQGDAHFDDEELWTLGKGVVVPTHFGNADGAPCHFPFTFEGRSYSACTTDGRSDDTPWCSTTADYDTDRRFGFCPSEKLYTQDGNGDGKPCVFPFTFEGRSYSTCTTDGRSDGYRWCSTTADYDQDKLYGFCPTRVDSAVTGGNSAGEPCVFPFIFLGKQYSTCTREGRGDGHLWCATTSNFDRDKKWGFCPDQGYSLFLVAAHEFGHALGLDHSSVPEALMYPMYSFTEGPPLHEDDVRGIQHLYGPRPEPEPQPPTAPPTAPPTVCATGPPTTRPSERPTAGPTGPPAAGPTGPPTAGPSEAPTVPVDPAEDICKVNIFDAIAEIRNYLHFFKEGKYWRFSKGKGRRVQGPFLITDTWPALPRKLDSAFEDGLTKKTFFFSGRQVWVYTGTSVVGPRRLDKLGLGPEVTQVTGALPQGGGKVLLFSRQRFWSFDVKTQTVDPRSAGSVEQMYPGVPLNTHDIFQYQEKAYFCQDRFYWRVNSRNEVNQVDEVGYVTFDILQCPED is encoded by the exons GAATATCTGTTTCGCTATGGCTACACTCAAGTGGCCGAGCTGAGCAACGACAAGCAGTCCCTGAGTCGCGGGCTGCGGCTTCTCCAGAGGCGCCTGGCTCTGCCTGAGACTGGAGAGCTGGACAAAACCACCCTGGAGGCCATGCGGGCCCCGCGCTGCGGCGTCCCGGACCTGGGCAAATTCCAGACCTTTGAGGGCGACCTCAAGTGGCACCACAACGACATCACTTACTG GATACAAAACTACTCGGAAGACTTGCCCCGCGACGTGATCGACGACGCCTTTGCCCGAGCCTTCGCGGTCTGGAGCGCGGTGACGCCGCTCACCTTCACTCGCGTGTACGGCCCCGAAGCCGACATCATCATTCAGTTTGGTGTTAGGG AGCACGGAGATGGGTATCCCTTCGATGGGAAGAACGGGCTTCTGGCTCACGCCTTTCCTCCCGGCCCGGGCATTCAGGGAGACGCCCACTTCGACGACGAGGAGTTATGGACTCTGGGCAAGGGCGTCG TGGTTCCGACCCACTTCGGAAACGCAGATGGCGCCCCCTGCCACTTCCCCTTCACCTTCGAGGGCCGCTCCTACTCGGCCTGCACCACGGACGGCCGCTCCGATGACACGCCCTGGTGCAGCACCACGGCCGACTATGACACCGACCGTCGGTTCGGCTTCTGCCCCAGCGAGA AACTCTACACCCAGGACGGCAATGGGGACGGCAAGCCCTGCGTGTTTCCGTTCACCTTCGAGGGCCGCTCCTACTCCACGTGCACCACCGACGGCCGCTCGGACGGCTACCGCTGGTGCTCCACCACCGCCGACTACGACCAGGACAAACTCTACGGCTTCTGCCCAACCCGAG TCGATTCCGCGGTGACCGGGGGCAACTCCGCCGGGGAGCCGTGTGTCTTCCCCTTCATCTTCCTGGGCAAGCAGTACTCGACGTGCACCAGGGAGGGCCGCGGAGATGGGCACCTCTGGTGCGCCACCACTTCGAACTTTGACAGAGACAAGAAGTGGGGCTTCTGCCCGGACCAAG GATACAGCCTGTTCCTTGTGGCCGCCCATGAGTTCGGCCACGCGCTGGGTTTAGATCATTCATCGGTGCCAGAAGCGCTCATGTACCCCATGTACAGCTTCACCGAGGGCCCCCCCCTGCATGAAGACGACGTGAGGGGCATCCAGCATCTGTACG GTCCTCGCCCTGAACCTGAGCCACAGCCTCCAAccgccccgcccaccgccccgcCCACCGTCTGCGCTACTGGTCCTCCCACCACCCGCCCCTCAGAGCGCCCCACTGCTGGCCCCACAGGCCCCCCTGCAGCTGGCCCCACGGGTCCCCCCACTGCTGGCCCCTCTGAGGCCCCTACAGTGCCTGTGGATCCGGCAGAGGATATATGCAAAGTGAACATCTTCGACGCCATCGCGGAGATCAGGAACTACTTGCATTTCTTCAAGGAAGG GAAGTACTGGCGATTCTCCAAGGGCAAGGGACGCCGGGTGCAGGGCCCCTTCCTTATCACCGACACGTGGCCTGCGCTGCCCCGCAAGCTGGACTCCGCCTTTGAGGACGGGCTCACCAAGAAGACTTTCTTCTTCTCTG GGCGCCAAGTGTGGGTGTACACAGGCACGTCGGTGGTAGGCCCGAGGCGTCTGGACAAGCTGGGCCTGGGCCCGGAGGTTACCCAAGTCACCGGCGCCCTCCCGCAAGGCGGGGGTAAGGTGCTGCTGTTCAGCAGGCAGCGCTTCTGGAG TTTCGACGTGAAGACGCAGACCGTGGATCCCAGGAGCGCCGGCTCGGTGGAACAGATGTACCCCGGGGTGCCCTTGAACACGCATGACATCTTCCAGTACCAAG AGAAAGCCTACTTCTGCCAGGACCGCTTCTACTGGCGTGTGAATTCTCGGAATGAGGTGAACCAGGTGGACGAAGTGGGCTACGTGACCTTTGACATTTTGCAGTGCCCTGAGGATTAG